The following proteins are encoded in a genomic region of Magnolia sinica isolate HGM2019 chromosome 1, MsV1, whole genome shotgun sequence:
- the LOC131257767 gene encoding ruBisCO large subunit-binding protein subunit beta, chloroplastic has product MAASFSTMSTVGSLVAPSGLAMDKKLSISSNRLSSLASISTSSLGGRRQRLHLQKRCSPKISAMAKELYFNKDGSATKKLQAGVNKLADLVGVTLGPKGRNVVLESKYGSPKIVNDGVTVAREVELEDPVENIGAKLVRQAAAKTNDLAGDGTTTSVVLAQGLIAEGVKVVAAGANPVQITRGIEKTAKALVAELKLMSKEVEDSELADVAAVSAGNNYEIGNMIAEAMSKVGRKGVVTLEEGKSAENTLYVVEGMQFDRGYISPYFVTDSEKMAVEYENCKLLLVDKKITNARDLINVLEDAIRGGYPILIIAEDIEQEALATLVVNKLRGALKIAALKAPGFGERKSQYLDDIAILTGATVVRDEVGLSLDKADKEVLGQAAKVVLTKDATTIVGDGSTQAAVNKRVAQIRNLVEAAEQDYEREKLNERIAKLSGGVAVIQVGAQTETELKEKKLRVEDALNATKAAVEEGIVVGGGCTLLRLASKVDSIKDTLENDEQKVGAEIVRRALSYPLKLIAKNAGVNGSVVTEKVLASDNPKYGYNAATGKYEDLMAAGIIDPTKVVRCCLEHAASVAKTFLTSDVVVVDIKEPEPIPAGNPMDNSGYGY; this is encoded by the exons ATGGCAGCGTCTTTCAGCACCATGTCGACAGTTGGCTCTTTGGTGGCCCCTAGCGGCCTTGCGATGGACAAGAAGCTTTCAATCTCTTCAAACAGGCTCTCTTCTCTTGCTTCAATATCTACAAGTTCCCTAGGTGGCAGGAGGCAGCGTCTCCATCTGCAGAAAAGATGTTCTCCTAAGATAAGTGCAATGGCCAAGGAGTTGTATTTCAACAAGGATGGGTCTGCTACTAAGAAGCTTCAA GCTGGTGTGAACAAGCTTGCAGACCTTGTTGGGGTCACTCTTGGTCCCAAGGGCAGAAATGTTGTCCTGGAAAGCAAGTATGGCTCCCCAAAAATCGTTAATGATGGCGTGACTGTGGCAAGAGAG GTTGAGTTGGAGGACCCTGTCGAAAACATCGGAGCTAAGTTGGTTAGACAAGCTGCTGCCAAGACCAATGACTTGGCTGGAGATGGTACTACTACCTCAGTTGTTCTGGCCCAAGGCCTGATTGCTGAAGGTGTCAAG GTAGTTGCTGCGGGTGCGAATCCTGTTCAAATTACTAGAGGTATTGAGAAGACTGCGAAAGCTCTCGTGGCCGAACTCAAGTTAATGTCAAAAGAG GTTGAAGACAGTGAGCTGGCAGATGTAGCAGCTGTCAGTGCTGGAAACAACTATGAAATAGGAAACATGATAGCTGAAGCCATGAGTAAAGTGGGTAGGAAGGGTGTTGTGACACTTGAAGAAGGCAAGAGCGCTGAGAATACCCTCTATGTTGTGGAGGGAATGCAGTTCGATCGTGGTTACATCTCTCCATATTTTGTGACAGACAGTGAAAAAATGGCCGTTGAATATGAAAACTGCAAG TTGCTTCTTGTTGACAAGAAGATCACAAATGCTAGAGATCTAATCAATGTTTTGGAAGATGCAATAAGGGGTGGATATCCAATCCTGATAATTGCTGAAGACATCGAACAAGAAGCCCTTGCAACCCTTGTTGTGAATAAGCTCAGAGGGGCCTTGAAGATTGCTGCTCTAAAAGCTCCTGGATTTGGAGAGCGCAAAAGTCAATACCTTGATGACATAGCTATCCTGACTGGAG CTACTGTGGTTAGAGATGAAGTCGGACTGTCCCTAGATAAGGCTGACAAGGAGGTTTTGGGACAAGCTGCTAAGGTAGTACTTACCAAGGATGCCACCACAATTGTTGGTGATGGGAGCACTCAGGCTGCTGTAAATAAGCGAGTTGCACAGATCCGGAATCTTGTTGAG GCAGCTGAGCAGGATTATGAAAGAGAGAAGCTTAATGAAAGAATAGCAAAACTCTCTGGTGGTGTTGCTGTCATTCAG GTTGGAGCACAAACAGAGACCGAACTGAAAGAGAAGAAGTTGAGAGTAGAAGATGCTCTTAATGCAACTAAG GCAGCAGTTGAGGAGGGTATTGTTGTTGGGGGTGGCTGTACGCTGTTGAGACTCGCATCAAAGGTGGATTCCATCAAGGATACTCTTGAAAATGATGAGCAGAAG GTTGGAGCAGAGATTGTTAGGAGGGCTCTGAGCTATCCACTTAAGTTGATTGCCAAAAATGCAGGTGTCAATGGAAGTGTGGTCACTGAGAAG GTTCTTGCCAGCGACAATCCCAAGTATGGCTACAATGCTGCAACAGGAAAATATGAGGATTTGATGGCCGCTGGAATAATTGACCCTACCAAG GTGGTGAGGTGTTGTTTGGAGCATGCTGCCTCTGTGGCCAAAACCTTCCTCACATCAGATGTTGTGGTTGTCGACATCAAGGAGCCCGAACCCATCCCTGCTGGAAACCCCATGGACAATTCAG GGTATGGCTACTAA